In the Gossypium raimondii isolate GPD5lz chromosome 9, ASM2569854v1, whole genome shotgun sequence genome, one interval contains:
- the LOC105800509 gene encoding protein TIME FOR COFFEE isoform X9 codes for MDRTREARRVSMASAAATNGLSRRRHRTSSLRDSPEEDGPVETHETARLRDRKKDRDRERERYRERERDRLSRTSKRRRGDRLMSNRGDGGDGTSEESVNDDEDDDDEDSGGTGGVGSVRTVSPNIIAGSLSMSNHHHNHHHHQLQQHQQHQHRKSFTPPVKVIRTTPSAGMTASMTTSTSTWKPADEMIGVSVPRKARSATKRSHEWASSGGGGVGVLGGEQIHCQASTSPKPNANGTKQRPPKSSSKSSSSAQEEIEIEIAEVLYGMMRQPQVPSKQEIIGNDSAKFDSREVNKPNNDSKSVVSSPISNSPSTLPQSSSILPSNSSSSATPMSAIAPKRKRPRPVKYEDENTTTTTPPPPSIFPPRHSSISSTTTKVEIDQPAKVEATSPNLEKNSGPVAENDSGACDLTSSSKAGPVSSELVQAEPVKEEKNNLALDSKPSTEESESRDIGFGNKEESQSPKKESLSSPADNPSSAGLPLDDEREKSTVTKANSTVCENESQREEKFQIDLMAPPPSRSSPEREGETDVGASDPKPVAADVELEMKSLVNEDDKRMKIGKGDVNVEVEDNNKKAQLSAEEADSQKPVVNKERNLDLQLDLEKSDRDSGSGSVSGNKLNHHVLKLHHQHPSVEKTAHSGSLPLPMSIASWPGGLPPMGRYMAPLQGVVSMEGSAVSSAAIQPPHLLFSQPRPKRCATHCYIARNIHNHQQIMKMNAFWPAASGSASLYGPKACNLNVVPPSELHGNIPGRGVNSVQEKGQGLAIFPGHVCKDKSSQAATNMVDAAQRKQIMLQQALPPGAPNNIMQGPAFIFPLNQQQAAAAAAASVRPGYVKSPPAACSTAASSTSNSALLSATPAGATGAPAFSFNYPNITGNETQYLAILQNNAYPFPIPAHVGAPPAYRGNHAQPMPFIHGSFYSSPQMLHPSQLQQQQQQQPPTQLQQSQQGHQNTSMSSGSSSSQKNLQNQQQRSHGGDVSSGSGNSQVFHASKKDSPHPLQLRQQQQQLSQNDSHQARQLDGESDGKDGPSTATDSRVSRSNMNIYGQNFAMPVQPSNFALMTAASMNSAGNYGEKKQQTQQQSQQLGSKAGVEPLASQAFAMSFSSANGTTAPGLGISSLAPNHAILQSLPGSTRQGYQHIMAVQQKKDNYHAYEEGKRGTHDASSVQEEKKAGKSSGTAGQSIAFSRPDMPDSSDSTLAGKNVIDSSICTLGSAPARTSGPVMPASIGSVNVANAQQQLQRNQQQQLQFGAASAPRSKTPETSNGSAYPDHFHSSSIAAKFSNVLSAFPQNLIQSSSSPAQSPQWKNSVRTTSSQVPSQSLPSTSSLKNISQQQGRPQQSPTQISFASNPKSPQGQQPLSSTPTPSPMMVGSPTTSLSRSAGGSPRTTGSSSTSNKAGQASGLASQQAKNSPTVPSQKSSPVGGSNVPSVLGNPHICSSSNMGAKPQVALQHQQHQKHALHQGQLFFPNAYMQAQAQHSPSSTTPATTASAYYVQRQQQTLPLGSSTTSTSMLSLCSPVTLANSGTTDPAKAVAAAVASNMKGGLASQGLINPAQFATPQSTGKSHQLVPGFPCVHAVPSAVQVKPAEQKQPAGE; via the exons ATGGATAGAACCAGAGAAGCGAGGAGAGTCAGTATGGCGTCCGCCGCGGCGACCAATGGCCTTTCACGGCGGCGTCATAGGACTAGCTCTCTCAGAGACTCTCCAG AGGAAGACGGACCGGTGGAGACGCATGAAACGGCGCGTTTAAGGGATCGAAAGAAGGACAGAGATAGGGAACGAGAAAGAtatagagaaagggaaagaGATCGGTTGAGTAGAACCAGTAAGAGAAGAAGAGGCGATAGATTGATGAGTAATAGAGGAGATGGAGGTGATGGTACTTCTGAAGAAAGCGTAAacgatgatgaagatgatgacgACGAAGACAGCGGCGGAACCGGTGGTGTTGGTTCTGTTCGGACGGTTTCGCCGAACATCATCGCCGGGTCTTTGTCGATGTCTAATCATCATCATAACCATCATCACCACCAGCTGCAGCAACATCAGCAGCATCAACATCGGAAGAGTTTTACACCGCCGGTGAAAGTTATTAGAACAACACCATCGGCGGGGATGACTGCCAGTATGACGACGAGTACGTCTACATGGAAACCCGCCGATGAGATGATTGGTGTATCGGTGCCTAGAAAAGCTCGGTCAG CTACTAAAAGGTCTCATGAATGGGCATCAAGCGGCGGCGGTGGCGTTGGTGTTTTAGGCGGTGAACAAATTCACTGTCAAGCTTCAACTTCGCCG AAGCCTAATGCTAACGGAACAAAGCAAAGGCCACCGAAGTCGTCGTCGAAATCTTCGTCTTCAGCTCAGGAGGAGATTGAGATCGAGATTGCTGAGGTTTTATATGGTATGATGAGACAGCCACAAGTCCCATCTAAGCAAGAAATAATCGGGAACGATTCGGCCAAATTTGATTCAAGAGAAGTTAATAAACCCAATAATGACTCTAAATCAGTCGTCTCTTCGCCGATCTCCAACTCCCCATCAACTCTTCCTCAATCATCCTCTATTTTGCCTTCAAATTCTAGCTCCTCTGCTACTCCTATGTCTGCAATTG CTCCAAAGAGGAAAAGACCAAGACCGGTGAAGTATGAGGATGAGAATACGACTACAACGACACCTCCACCTCCTTCTATTTTCCCTCCTAGACATAGTTCCATTTCATCTACTACAACTAAGGTTGAAATTGATCAACCAGCTAAAGTTGAAGCAACTTCTCCCAATTTGGAGAAAAATTCAGGACCCGTGGCTGAAAATGATAGCGGTGCTTGCGATTTGACGAGTTCTTCAAAAGCTGGACCAGTTTCATCAGAGTTGGTTCAAGCAGAACCAGTGAAAGAAGAGAAGAATAATTTGGCACTGGATTCTAAGCCTTCGACTGAAGAATCTGAGAGTAGAGATATCGGTTTCGGTAATAAAGAAGAGTCTCAATCGCCAAAGAAGGAATCTTTATCATCTCCTGCTGATAATCCTTCTTCCGCTGGTCTGCCATTGGATGACGAGCGTGAGAAATCGACAGTGACAAAAGC TAATTCAACAGTTTGTGAGAATGAGAGTCAGCGGGAAGAGAAGTTCCAGATAGATCTGATG GCACCTCCTCCATCTAGATCATCTCCAGAAAGGGAAGGTGAGACTGATGTTGGGGCTTCAGATCCTAAACCAGTGGCCGCAGATGTGGAATTG GAGATGAAGTCTTTGGTGAATGAAGATgacaaaagaatgaaaattggGAAGGGAGATGTGAATGTGGAAGTTGAGGATAACAATAAGAAGGCCCAACTTAGTGCTGAAGAAGCTGATTCGCAGAAGCCTGTTGTAAATAAAGAAAGGAATCTTGATCTCCAGCTTGATTTGGAGAAATCTGACAGAGATAGTGGTTCAGGTAGTGTGAGTGGGAACAAGCTCAACCACCATGTTCTAAAGCTACATCATCAACATCCTAGTGTAGAGAAAACTG CACATTCTGGCTCTTTACCTTTGCCGATGTCAATTGCTAGCTGGCCTGGTGGACTTCCTCCAATGGG cagatacatggctcCTCTACAAGGTGTTGTATCCATGGAGGGGAGCGCTGTGTCTTCAGCTGCTATCCAG CCTCCACATTTGCTTTTTTCTCAACCGAGGCCAAAGAGATGTGCAACCCATTGCTACATTGCACGGAATATTCACAATCACCAGCAAATTATGAAGATGAATGCTTTCTGGCCAGCGGCATCTGGTTCAGCTTCACTCTATGGCCCAAAGGCTTGTAATCTAAATGTTGTTCCGCCTTCAGAATTGCATGGGAACATTCCTGGGCGAGGTGTGAATTCTGTACAAGAGAAGGGGCAGGGTCTTGCAATTTTTCCTGGTCATGTGTGCAAAGATAAAAGTTCTCAGGCTGCTACCAACATGGTGGATGCCGCACAGAGAAAGCAAATAATGCTCCAGCAAGCTCTACCCCCAGGAGCACCCAATAATATCATG CAAGGCCCTGCTTTTATTTTCCCATTGAACCAGCAACAGGCTGCTGCTGCTGCAGCAGCATCTGTCCGACCTGGGTATGTGAAATCTCCTCCTGCTGCTTGTAGCACAGCTGCATCGAGTACATCTAACTCTGCCTTACTAAGTGCCACCCCAGCTGGTGCAACTGGAGCCCCGGCATTTAGCTTCAACTACCCAAATATCACAGGCAATGAAACTCAATACTTGGCAATTCTGCAGAATAATGCCTATCCATTTCCAATTCCTGCACATGTTGGGGCGCCACCTGCTTATCGTGGGAATCATGCTCAACCTATGCCTTTTATTCACGGATCTTTCTATTCTTCCCCTCAAATGCTTCACCCTTCACAGCTTCAACAACAGCAGCAGCAACAGCCACCCACACAGTTACAACAAAGCCAACAAGGTCATCAGAACACTAGCATGTCCAGTGGTTCATCCTCCTCACAGAAGAATTTGCAGAACCAGCAGCAGAGGTCACATGGAGGTGATGTGAGTAGTGGCAGTGGAAACTCGCAAGTGTTTCATGCCTCTAAAAAGGATTCACCTCATCCCTTACAACTACGGCAACAGCAGCAACAGCTGAGTCAGAATGATTCTCATCAAGCTAGGCAACTTGATGGTGAATCAGATGGCAAAGATGGCCCATCAACTGCTACTGATAGCAGAGTATCTCGTTCAAATATGAATATCTATGGTCAGAATTTTGCTATGCCTGTACAGCCTTCAAACTTTGCTTTGATGACCGCTGCTTCAATGAATTCTGCTGGTAATTATGGGGAAAAGAAGCAACAGACACAGCAGCAATCACAACAGCTAGGCTCAAAGGCTGGAGTCGAGCCTCTTGCATCTCAAGCTTTTGCAATGTCATTTTCATCTGCTAATGGTACTACTGCTCCTGGCCTTGGTATTTCTTCCCTAGCACCGAATCATGCAATTCTTCAGAGCCTTCCAGGAAGTACAAGGCAAGGCTATCAGCATATTATGGCTGTTCAACAGAAGAAGGATAATTATCATGCTTATGAAGAAGGGAAGCGTGGAACTCATGATGCATCCAGTGtgcaagaagaaaagaaggcaGGAAAAAGTTCAGGCACCGCTGGGCAGTCCATTGCCTTCTCCAGGCCAGATATGCCTGATTCAAGTGATTCCACTCTTGCAGGCAAAAATGTCATTGATAGTTCTATCTGTACGCTTGGCTCTGCTCCTGCTCGAACTTCAGGGCCTGTTATGCCAGCTTCAATCGGTAGTGTTAATGTTGCTAATGCTCAGCAGCAACTTCAGCGGAATCAACAGCAGCAGCTCCAATTTGGGGCTGCTTCTGCTCCTCGAAGTAAGACACCAGAAACAAGTAATGGAAGTGCTTACCCTGATCACTTTCACTCTTCATCTATAGCTGCCAAGTTTTCAAATGTGCTGTCTGCATTTCCTCAAAATCTAATACAAAGCAGCAGCAGTCCTGCTCAGTCTCCTCAATGGAAGAATTCTGTGAGGACAACTAGCTCTCAAGTTCCTTCTCAATCTCTACCATCAACTTCATCCCTCAAGAATATTTCCCAGCAACAAGGTCGGCCACAGCAAAGCCCCACACAGATTTCTTTTGCATCTAATCCTAAATCACCACAAGGTCAACAGCCTCTTAGTAGCACTCCTACCCCTTCTCCAATGATGGTTGGCTCTCCCACAACTTCACTCTCCAGGAGTGCTGGTGGTAGCCCAAGGACAACAGGTTCCTCTTCCACCAGCAACAAAGCTGGCCAAGCATCTGGTTTAGCATCCCAACAAGCTAAGAACTCACCGACCGTGCCTAGTCAGAAGTCATCTCCTGTTGGTGGGAGTAATGTGCCATCTGTCCTGGGAAACCCTCACATATGTTCATCTTCAAATATGGGAGCCAAGCCTCAAGTGGCACTACAGCATCAGCAACATCAAAAGCATGCACTTCATCAAGGGCAGCTGTTCTTCCCAAATGCTTACATGCAGGCTCAAGCTCAACACTCACCAAGTTCGACAACACCTGCAACAACAGCAAGTGCATACTATGTCCAAAGACAACAGCAGACTCTACCTCTGGGTTCATCTACAACATCAACTTCGATGTTATCATTGTGTTCTCCGGTTACTCTTGCCAACAGCGGAACCACCGACCCTGCAAAAGCTGTAGCAGCTGCTGTGGCGAGCAACATGAAAGGTGGGTTAGCATCCCAGGGACTTATCAATCCTGCTCAATTTGCTACTCCACAATCCACTGGAAAGTCGCATCAGCTGGTACCAGGCTTCCCATGTGTTCATGCTGTCCCTTCCGCTGTTCAGGTAAAACCAGCAGAACAGAAACAACCTGCTGGTGAGTAA
- the LOC105800509 gene encoding protein TIME FOR COFFEE isoform X10 yields the protein MDRTREARRVSMASAAATNGLSRRRHRTSSLRDSPEEDGPVETHETARLRDRKKDRDRERERYRERERDRLSRTSKRRRGDRLMSNRGDGGDGTSEESVNDDEDDDDEDSGGTGGVGSVRTVSPNIIAGSLSMSNHHHNHHHHQLQQHQQHQHRKSFTPPVKVIRTTPSAGMTASMTTSTSTWKPADEMIGVSVPRKARSATKRSHEWASSGGGGVGVLGGEQIHCQASTSPPNANGTKQRPPKSSSKSSSSAQEEIEIEIAEVLYGMMRQPQVPSKQEIIGNDSAKFDSREVNKPNNDSKSVVSSPISNSPSTLPQSSSILPSNSSSSATPMSAIAPKRKRPRPVKYEDENTTTTTPPPPSIFPPRHSSISSTTTKVEIDQPAKVEATSPNLEKNSGPVAENDSGACDLTSSSKAGPVSSELVQAEPVKEEKNNLALDSKPSTEESESRDIGFGNKEESQSPKKESLSSPADNPSSAGLPLDDEREKSTVTKANSTVCENESQREEKFQIDLMAPPPSRSSPEREGETDVGASDPKPVAADVELEMKSLVNEDDKRMKIGKGDVNVEVEDNNKKAQLSAEEADSQKPVVNKERNLDLQLDLEKSDRDSGSGSVSGNKLNHHVLKLHHQHPSVEKTAHSGSLPLPMSIASWPGGLPPMGRYMAPLQGVVSMEGSAVSSAAIQPPHLLFSQPRPKRCATHCYIARNIHNHQQIMKMNAFWPAASGSASLYGPKACNLNVVPPSELHGNIPGRGVNSVQEKGQGLAIFPGHVCKDKSSQAATNMVDAAQRKQIMLQQALPPGAPNNIMQGPAFIFPLNQQQAAAAAAASVRPGYVKSPPAACSTAASSTSNSALLSATPAGATGAPAFSFNYPNITGNETQYLAILQNNAYPFPIPAHVGAPPAYRGNHAQPMPFIHGSFYSSPQMLHPSQLQQQQQQQPPTQLQQSQQGHQNTSMSSGSSSSQKNLQNQQQRSHGGDVSSGSGNSQVFHASKKDSPHPLQLRQQQQQLSQNDSHQARQLDGESDGKDGPSTATDSRVSRSNMNIYGQNFAMPVQPSNFALMTAASMNSAGNYGEKKQQTQQQSQQLGSKAGVEPLASQAFAMSFSSANGTTAPGLGISSLAPNHAILQSLPGSTRQGYQHIMAVQQKKDNYHAYEEGKRGTHDASSVQEEKKAGKSSGTAGQSIAFSRPDMPDSSDSTLAGKNVIDSSICTLGSAPARTSGPVMPASIGSVNVANAQQQLQRNQQQQLQFGAASAPRSKTPETSNGSAYPDHFHSSSIAAKFSNVLSAFPQNLIQSSSSPAQSPQWKNSVRTTSSQVPSQSLPSTSSLKNISQQQGRPQQSPTQISFASNPKSPQGQQPLSSTPTPSPMMVGSPTTSLSRSAGGSPRTTGSSSTSNKAGQASGLASQQAKNSPTVPSQKSSPVGGSNVPSVLGNPHICSSSNMGAKPQVALQHQQHQKHALHQGQLFFPNAYMQAQAQHSPSSTTPATTASAYYVQRQQQTLPLGSSTTSTSMLSLCSPVTLANSGTTDPAKAVAAAVASNMKGGLASQGLINPAQFATPQSTGKSHQLVPGFPCVHAVPSAVQVKPAEQKQPAGE from the exons ATGGATAGAACCAGAGAAGCGAGGAGAGTCAGTATGGCGTCCGCCGCGGCGACCAATGGCCTTTCACGGCGGCGTCATAGGACTAGCTCTCTCAGAGACTCTCCAG AGGAAGACGGACCGGTGGAGACGCATGAAACGGCGCGTTTAAGGGATCGAAAGAAGGACAGAGATAGGGAACGAGAAAGAtatagagaaagggaaagaGATCGGTTGAGTAGAACCAGTAAGAGAAGAAGAGGCGATAGATTGATGAGTAATAGAGGAGATGGAGGTGATGGTACTTCTGAAGAAAGCGTAAacgatgatgaagatgatgacgACGAAGACAGCGGCGGAACCGGTGGTGTTGGTTCTGTTCGGACGGTTTCGCCGAACATCATCGCCGGGTCTTTGTCGATGTCTAATCATCATCATAACCATCATCACCACCAGCTGCAGCAACATCAGCAGCATCAACATCGGAAGAGTTTTACACCGCCGGTGAAAGTTATTAGAACAACACCATCGGCGGGGATGACTGCCAGTATGACGACGAGTACGTCTACATGGAAACCCGCCGATGAGATGATTGGTGTATCGGTGCCTAGAAAAGCTCGGTCAG CTACTAAAAGGTCTCATGAATGGGCATCAAGCGGCGGCGGTGGCGTTGGTGTTTTAGGCGGTGAACAAATTCACTGTCAAGCTTCAACTTCGCCG CCTAATGCTAACGGAACAAAGCAAAGGCCACCGAAGTCGTCGTCGAAATCTTCGTCTTCAGCTCAGGAGGAGATTGAGATCGAGATTGCTGAGGTTTTATATGGTATGATGAGACAGCCACAAGTCCCATCTAAGCAAGAAATAATCGGGAACGATTCGGCCAAATTTGATTCAAGAGAAGTTAATAAACCCAATAATGACTCTAAATCAGTCGTCTCTTCGCCGATCTCCAACTCCCCATCAACTCTTCCTCAATCATCCTCTATTTTGCCTTCAAATTCTAGCTCCTCTGCTACTCCTATGTCTGCAATTG CTCCAAAGAGGAAAAGACCAAGACCGGTGAAGTATGAGGATGAGAATACGACTACAACGACACCTCCACCTCCTTCTATTTTCCCTCCTAGACATAGTTCCATTTCATCTACTACAACTAAGGTTGAAATTGATCAACCAGCTAAAGTTGAAGCAACTTCTCCCAATTTGGAGAAAAATTCAGGACCCGTGGCTGAAAATGATAGCGGTGCTTGCGATTTGACGAGTTCTTCAAAAGCTGGACCAGTTTCATCAGAGTTGGTTCAAGCAGAACCAGTGAAAGAAGAGAAGAATAATTTGGCACTGGATTCTAAGCCTTCGACTGAAGAATCTGAGAGTAGAGATATCGGTTTCGGTAATAAAGAAGAGTCTCAATCGCCAAAGAAGGAATCTTTATCATCTCCTGCTGATAATCCTTCTTCCGCTGGTCTGCCATTGGATGACGAGCGTGAGAAATCGACAGTGACAAAAGC TAATTCAACAGTTTGTGAGAATGAGAGTCAGCGGGAAGAGAAGTTCCAGATAGATCTGATG GCACCTCCTCCATCTAGATCATCTCCAGAAAGGGAAGGTGAGACTGATGTTGGGGCTTCAGATCCTAAACCAGTGGCCGCAGATGTGGAATTG GAGATGAAGTCTTTGGTGAATGAAGATgacaaaagaatgaaaattggGAAGGGAGATGTGAATGTGGAAGTTGAGGATAACAATAAGAAGGCCCAACTTAGTGCTGAAGAAGCTGATTCGCAGAAGCCTGTTGTAAATAAAGAAAGGAATCTTGATCTCCAGCTTGATTTGGAGAAATCTGACAGAGATAGTGGTTCAGGTAGTGTGAGTGGGAACAAGCTCAACCACCATGTTCTAAAGCTACATCATCAACATCCTAGTGTAGAGAAAACTG CACATTCTGGCTCTTTACCTTTGCCGATGTCAATTGCTAGCTGGCCTGGTGGACTTCCTCCAATGGG cagatacatggctcCTCTACAAGGTGTTGTATCCATGGAGGGGAGCGCTGTGTCTTCAGCTGCTATCCAG CCTCCACATTTGCTTTTTTCTCAACCGAGGCCAAAGAGATGTGCAACCCATTGCTACATTGCACGGAATATTCACAATCACCAGCAAATTATGAAGATGAATGCTTTCTGGCCAGCGGCATCTGGTTCAGCTTCACTCTATGGCCCAAAGGCTTGTAATCTAAATGTTGTTCCGCCTTCAGAATTGCATGGGAACATTCCTGGGCGAGGTGTGAATTCTGTACAAGAGAAGGGGCAGGGTCTTGCAATTTTTCCTGGTCATGTGTGCAAAGATAAAAGTTCTCAGGCTGCTACCAACATGGTGGATGCCGCACAGAGAAAGCAAATAATGCTCCAGCAAGCTCTACCCCCAGGAGCACCCAATAATATCATG CAAGGCCCTGCTTTTATTTTCCCATTGAACCAGCAACAGGCTGCTGCTGCTGCAGCAGCATCTGTCCGACCTGGGTATGTGAAATCTCCTCCTGCTGCTTGTAGCACAGCTGCATCGAGTACATCTAACTCTGCCTTACTAAGTGCCACCCCAGCTGGTGCAACTGGAGCCCCGGCATTTAGCTTCAACTACCCAAATATCACAGGCAATGAAACTCAATACTTGGCAATTCTGCAGAATAATGCCTATCCATTTCCAATTCCTGCACATGTTGGGGCGCCACCTGCTTATCGTGGGAATCATGCTCAACCTATGCCTTTTATTCACGGATCTTTCTATTCTTCCCCTCAAATGCTTCACCCTTCACAGCTTCAACAACAGCAGCAGCAACAGCCACCCACACAGTTACAACAAAGCCAACAAGGTCATCAGAACACTAGCATGTCCAGTGGTTCATCCTCCTCACAGAAGAATTTGCAGAACCAGCAGCAGAGGTCACATGGAGGTGATGTGAGTAGTGGCAGTGGAAACTCGCAAGTGTTTCATGCCTCTAAAAAGGATTCACCTCATCCCTTACAACTACGGCAACAGCAGCAACAGCTGAGTCAGAATGATTCTCATCAAGCTAGGCAACTTGATGGTGAATCAGATGGCAAAGATGGCCCATCAACTGCTACTGATAGCAGAGTATCTCGTTCAAATATGAATATCTATGGTCAGAATTTTGCTATGCCTGTACAGCCTTCAAACTTTGCTTTGATGACCGCTGCTTCAATGAATTCTGCTGGTAATTATGGGGAAAAGAAGCAACAGACACAGCAGCAATCACAACAGCTAGGCTCAAAGGCTGGAGTCGAGCCTCTTGCATCTCAAGCTTTTGCAATGTCATTTTCATCTGCTAATGGTACTACTGCTCCTGGCCTTGGTATTTCTTCCCTAGCACCGAATCATGCAATTCTTCAGAGCCTTCCAGGAAGTACAAGGCAAGGCTATCAGCATATTATGGCTGTTCAACAGAAGAAGGATAATTATCATGCTTATGAAGAAGGGAAGCGTGGAACTCATGATGCATCCAGTGtgcaagaagaaaagaaggcaGGAAAAAGTTCAGGCACCGCTGGGCAGTCCATTGCCTTCTCCAGGCCAGATATGCCTGATTCAAGTGATTCCACTCTTGCAGGCAAAAATGTCATTGATAGTTCTATCTGTACGCTTGGCTCTGCTCCTGCTCGAACTTCAGGGCCTGTTATGCCAGCTTCAATCGGTAGTGTTAATGTTGCTAATGCTCAGCAGCAACTTCAGCGGAATCAACAGCAGCAGCTCCAATTTGGGGCTGCTTCTGCTCCTCGAAGTAAGACACCAGAAACAAGTAATGGAAGTGCTTACCCTGATCACTTTCACTCTTCATCTATAGCTGCCAAGTTTTCAAATGTGCTGTCTGCATTTCCTCAAAATCTAATACAAAGCAGCAGCAGTCCTGCTCAGTCTCCTCAATGGAAGAATTCTGTGAGGACAACTAGCTCTCAAGTTCCTTCTCAATCTCTACCATCAACTTCATCCCTCAAGAATATTTCCCAGCAACAAGGTCGGCCACAGCAAAGCCCCACACAGATTTCTTTTGCATCTAATCCTAAATCACCACAAGGTCAACAGCCTCTTAGTAGCACTCCTACCCCTTCTCCAATGATGGTTGGCTCTCCCACAACTTCACTCTCCAGGAGTGCTGGTGGTAGCCCAAGGACAACAGGTTCCTCTTCCACCAGCAACAAAGCTGGCCAAGCATCTGGTTTAGCATCCCAACAAGCTAAGAACTCACCGACCGTGCCTAGTCAGAAGTCATCTCCTGTTGGTGGGAGTAATGTGCCATCTGTCCTGGGAAACCCTCACATATGTTCATCTTCAAATATGGGAGCCAAGCCTCAAGTGGCACTACAGCATCAGCAACATCAAAAGCATGCACTTCATCAAGGGCAGCTGTTCTTCCCAAATGCTTACATGCAGGCTCAAGCTCAACACTCACCAAGTTCGACAACACCTGCAACAACAGCAAGTGCATACTATGTCCAAAGACAACAGCAGACTCTACCTCTGGGTTCATCTACAACATCAACTTCGATGTTATCATTGTGTTCTCCGGTTACTCTTGCCAACAGCGGAACCACCGACCCTGCAAAAGCTGTAGCAGCTGCTGTGGCGAGCAACATGAAAGGTGGGTTAGCATCCCAGGGACTTATCAATCCTGCTCAATTTGCTACTCCACAATCCACTGGAAAGTCGCATCAGCTGGTACCAGGCTTCCCATGTGTTCATGCTGTCCCTTCCGCTGTTCAGGTAAAACCAGCAGAACAGAAACAACCTGCTGGTGAGTAA